TGCCCGGGTCGTGCCGGGCCGGGTCCCACTCCGGGTCGAGCGCGGCGACCACCACCGGGGCGGTGGCGAACCGCTGTGGCGCGCGCTCCGGCAGGCCCAGGGTGGCACCGATCTCCAGCCCCATCGCGGCGATCATCCCGGCGCCCAGGGTCAGCGCCACGAACGTACCGACGAACGCGGCCCAGCGGACCCGGATCGTCTGCAGCGCGATGGTCAGCACGCGCTGACCTCCATGCGCGTCATCCGGGCCGCGATCGCCTCCGCCGTCGGGTTGACCAGTTCGCCGGCCAGCACCCCGTCGGCGAGGAACACCACCCGGTCCGCCTTCGCGGCGGTCACCGGGTCGTGGGTCACCATCACGATGGTCTGGCCGTGCTGGTCGACGAGCCCACGCAGCAGCGCCAGCACCTCCCGGCTGGTGCTGGTGTCCAGCGCCCCGGTCGGCTCGTCCGCGAAGAGCACCGCCGGCTTCGTCACCAGGGCCCGGGCGATCGCGACCCGCTGCTGCTGGCCGCCGGAGAGTTCCGCCGGCCGGTGCCGGCCGCGGTTGCCGAGGCCCACCTCGGCGAGGACGGCCGCGACCTCGGTCCGGCCCGGCTTGCGCCCGGCCAGCCGCAGCGGCAGCGCCACGTTCTGCTCGGCGGTCAGCGACGGCAGCAGGTTGAAGGCCTGGAAGACGAAGCCGATCTTGTCCCGCCGGAGCAGGGTCAGCGCCGTCTCGCTCAGCCCGGTCAGATCGGTCTCCGCGATGACCACCCGACCACTCGTCGGCCGGTCCAGACCCGCCGCACACTGCAAGAGGGTGGACTTGCCCGATCCGGACGGGCCCATGATGGCGGTGAAGCTACCGGCCCGGAAGTCGAGTGAGACCTCCGTCAGGGCCGTCACCGCGTTCTGGCCCGAACCATAGGTCTTGCTCAGCGACTCCAGCCGCACAGCCTGCTCCATAGCGAGCATCCAATCACTGAATGTTAGATCGACACATTAGATACCACCCTGAGAACCCCCGGACCATTGACCCTGAGCTGTCCCGGGTTTTCCCGGAATCCACCCGAATCACTGTCCGGGACGTACACCGCCGGTACCCAACGCGAGCAGCATTTCCAGTTGCGCGCTGTCGACAAGGGAAACCCGGTCGATCCGACGCGCCGGGTCGACGGTGGCCGCCTCCAGCAGCCGCCGGTAGTGCCCGGTGAGCCGCTCGATCGTCGCAGCATCGAACAAATCCGTGTTGTACCGGAAGGCGCCGGTGAGTGAACCGTCGCTCTGCCGCAGCTCCACCGAGAGGTCGAACTGTCCCTCCAACTGGGGCACGTCCAGCGCCGCGAGCCGCAGGCCGGCGTACTCGATCTCCGGGCCGACGACCGCGCCCTCGGGCACCAGCGGCAGCGGCGGGTCCAGCCGGTCCGCCGCCACCATCGTGAAGGCGATCCGGAACAGCGGCGCCCGGCCCGCCCCACGGCTCGCCCCGACCATCCGGTCCAGCAGCGGGAACGGGTACCCGACGTGGGCCAGGCCGGCCAGGAGTTCCCGGTGCGCTCCGGCCACGGCGTCCGCGAAGGTGGCGTCCGGGGCGAACGAGGACCGGAGCACCAGCGAGTTGACCAGGTACCCGACCACGTCCCGCAGCCCCCGACCGTGCCGGGTCGCCACCGGGCAGCCGATCGCGAAGTCGTCCTGGCCGCCGTACCGGAAGAGCATGGACTGGAAGACGCCCAGCAGGAACGCGAACGGGGTGACCCCGGCGGCCGTCGCGGTCGTCCGGACCCGGGCCGCCAGGTCGTCGGGCAGCCGCAGGTGATGGGTGGCGCCGTCGAACGTCTGCCGCTCCGGCCGGGGCCGGTCGATGGGCAGCACCCCGGCCGGTACGCCGGCGCAGCGCTCCCGCCAGTACCGCTCCAGCCGGTCCCGCTTCGGCGAGTCGAGCAGCGCCCGCTCCGCCTCGACGTAGTCCTGGTAGCCCGACCGCAGCGGCGCCCAGTCCGGCGCTCCACCGGCGACGATCCCCCGGTAGGCGGCGAGCAGGTCGCGCAGCAGCAGCCACTGCGACGTCGCGTCGCTGACGATGTGGTGGGCGGCCACGACCAGCACCGCGTCGGCGGCGGAGCGGCGCAGCAGCACGACCCGGAAGACGTCCCCGGCGCCGAGCCGGAACGGCACCGCGCCGGCCGCACCGGCGAGCCCGAGCAGCGCCTCGTCGCCGACCCCGGGCACGTCGCGGATCTCCAGCCGACCCGGGGCCTGCCCGGACGGATGCGGCATCCCGGTGCCGTCGGCGGCCGACCCGCCGGATCCGCCCGACGCGGCGAACTGCCGGGGTACGCCGTCGACCTCGGCAAAGGTCGTCTCCAGTACGACGTGCCGGGTCACCAGCGCGGCGACCGCCCGGCCCAGCGCCTCGACGTCGAGCGCGGTACGCACCCGGACCGCGAGCGTGATGTTGTACGCCGGACTCTCCGGCGCGAGCTGGTACAGGAACCAGAGCGCCTCCTGACCGACCGACAGTGCACGGCCCACGCCCGGCGCCGCAGTCCCGGTCGGCGCCGGGACCACGGCGGTCTGCTCGGTCATCCGCGCGATCCCAGTACACCGTGGAGATAGCCGGCGAGGGCGTTGACGGTCGGGTGGTCCCAGGCCATCGTCGGCTCGACCTCGATGTCGAACCGCTCCTCGACGTCCCCGCTCAGGGTCATCGCGTACACCGAGTCGAGGCCGATCTCCACCAGCGGCAGGTCGGGATCGATCTCGTCGGCGGAGCGCTGGAGGTAGAAGGCGATCCGACCCGCCAGCCAGGCACGGATCGCGGCCACGGACGTGTCTTCGATGATTCCGGACATGTTGCACTCCCCTTCGGCGGGCGGAACTCAGCCGGCGAGACGCCGATTGACGAGATCGAAGCTGCGGCCGTCGACATGACGCTCCAGCAGCTCGGCGTACAGGTGTTTCTCCAGCCCGTCCGCTGCCGTACCCGGGTCGAGGCCCAGTCGTGCGGCCAGGCGCGACAGCGCGGCGAGCAGCCACGGCGTGTCGCGCAGGAACGGATCGTCGGAGTTGTACCGCCACACGCCGAGGCAGGCGGCGGCAGCGAGCAGCACGGCGTACCGGTCGGTCAGGTCGAAGCCGCGCCGGCCGGCGATCACCGTACGGTCCCGGGGCGGCAGGTCGGCGCAGAGCCTCCGGAGCCGGCCGAGTTCGGCGGCCAGGCGCCCGCAGAGGTCGGCGACGTCCGGATCGGTGCCCGGCTCCGCGCCGTGCTCCCGGAGCGTGGCGAGCAGGCTGTCCTCCCCCCGGGCGGAGAGCCCGAGCCGGTCGAACTCCAGTGCGGGGATCGGGTCGGACAGCCGGAACAGCGCCGGTGGCGCGGGCGTGGAGCGGTGCCAGCCGTGCTGGGCCAGCCGGGGCAGCTGCGGAATGATCGTCGCCTGGCAGACCGCGGCGCTGGCGTGGGTGAGCGTCGCGGCGAGCAGGTCCCGGATGTTCTTCTGGAAGATCCCGTACGGCCCGTCCCGCAGGAAGGACCGGGCCCCGAGTACGACGGACAGGCTCTGCGTCGCCTCCTGCAACAGCTTCGGCACCAGGTACTTGACGGCCGCCGTGTAGACACTCGTCTGGGCCGGCAGCACGTGCAGGGCCCGGGCGACCACCGTCGACAGAGAGTCGCTGATCAACAGGTCGAGGAAGCCGCCGACCAGGGTGGCCCGGGCATGCGGAAGCTCCGCCACGGGCAGCCCGTACAGCCTGCGGTCGAGCCCGAACCGCAGCACCGTACGCAGTTGGGTGTCGACGATCCCGACCGCCATCCCCGGCAGCACCCCGCGGGTGACCTGGAACGCCCGCAGTACGGTCTCCATCGCGTCGCCGAGTTCCCCGATCACGGCATCGGCCGGTACCGGGCAGTCGGTGAACTCCAGCCCGCCCAGCAGCACGCCACGCACTCCGGCGGTGCGGTACCGGCGCAGGTGGCGGCGCCGCTCCGGCGGCAGCGCGGCCATGTCCAGCAGCAGGTGCGAGTGGCTGCGGCTGCCCGGCCGGTCGTCGGTGCGGGCGAACAGGGTGACCGCGTCGGCCCGGGCGAGGTTGCCGACCAGTTCCTTGCGACCGTTCACCAGGAGCCGGGTGCCGTCGGGGCGGGCCCGCAGCCGGGCCCGGGTGAAGTCGGTGCCGTGGGCCAGTTCGTTGTAGCCGGCCGAGGCCTTGCCGTGCCGGAGCAGCAGGTCCGCCATCCAGCGCCGCTGCTCCGCGCTGCCCGAGGTCCAGACCGGGGTGGCCGCGATGAACGTGGTGACCCCGTATCCGACGCCGAGGGTGGTGTCCCGGCGGAACACGGCCCGGAGCACCTGCGCCAGCCGGTCGGCCCGGTCGAACCGGCCACCGAGCGCCCGCGGTACGAACTCGGCGTTCAGCCCGTACCCGTCCAGGGCCCGTTCGCCGGCGGCGAGCAGTTCACCGCGCTCGTCGGCGGCGAGCACCGCCGGATAGCCCACCGGGTTGGTCGGGTCGTGTGGATCGCCGAGGTACGTCTCCAGGTCCGGAACCGCCGCCGCCGTGCCGGCGTCGGGGTCGGCGGCCGGCTGCCCGCCGGGGCCGCTCGTATCGGGGCCGATCGCACCGAACCCGGTGGTGTCGGGGCCGGTCGTGGCGGGGGCCGTGGGCGTCTGGGTCATCGGGTTTCCTCGGGAAGCCTCGGTGCCTCGTCGGCGAGTCGGCAGGGCAGCAGGGAGAAGAGCCGGCCCTCGCGGTGCTGGGCGCGCAGGTCCGGAAGCAGCCGGTCGTAGACGGCTCCGCCGTCGCCGTCCCCGTCGGTGCCGTCGCCGTCCCCGTCGGTGCCGTCCCCGGTCGCGCCGTCGACGCCGTCGGCGACCACGTCGTCGACGCCGTCGGTGCCGGTGCCGAGCGGCCGGAGCTGCCCGATCAGCCGGTGCAGGCAGGCCCGCAGCCAACGGGCGTCCGCCCACAGTGGCGCCGTCGGGCCGCCGACCAGCCGGTGCCGGTTGGCCAGCCACAGTTGCAGACAGGACGCCGCGGCGAAGGCGACGGCGTACCGCCCGGCCAGGTTGAACGCCTCCGCCGGCACCTGACGCGGGGACGGCCGGTAGCCGGCCATCTGCTCGTGCAGCCGGTCGACCAGTCGGCGCAGCGTCTCGGCCTGCTCGGCCACGGCGGTCGGGGCGTGGCCGGCGTCGGCGAGTACCCGGATCTCCGCGACCGCGACCGGCAACCGGGCGACGACGCTGCAACCGGTCCGGGACAGCAGGGAGAGCCGGTCCCGGTCGAAGTCGGGCAGCGGCCGGGACAGGTCGGTGGTCGCTTCCAGCCCCGGATCGACCAGCCCCCGCCGGTAGCCACGGACCAGGCCGGGGAACTGGTTCACCAGCGTGTTCAGGTTGACCAGGGTGTTCCCGTCGAAGATCCCGACGATCCGGTGGTCGCGTTCGATCTTCTGGAACAGTCCGTCGGCATGGTCGGAGGTGAGCAGGGCCCGTGCCCCGAGCACCTGGCCGAGCCGGGGAATCGTCCGATCCATCATCGTCGGCACCAGGTACTTCGCGATCGCCGAGGTGACGCTCAGCTCGCCGGGACTGGCGTGGATCCCCCGCGCGGTCACCACGCTGGTCGCCTCGCCGATCAGCAGGTCGACGTACGCCTCGGTGAGGGTCCGGTTGGCGTGCGGCAGGTCGACCAGGTAGCGGTCGTACAGCCGGTGCGTGCTGGCGAAGTCGAGGACCAACCGCAGCGCCTGGTCGGCCAGGCCCAGCGACATGGCCGCGCACATGGTCCGGGTGAGCTGGACGCTCTTCAGCACGATCTCGGGACCGGCGCCGACCGCGCCCAGCACCGCCTCGGCCGGTACGTCGGCACCGGCGAACGCGATACCGCTGATGTCCGCCCCGCGTACCCCGTGGGTCCGCTCCTTCGGCAGGCAGCTGTACGTACCGGGGGCGAGCCGCCGCTTGTCGACCAGCAGCAGGCTGAACCCCCGGGTCCCGCCGGCCGGATCGGTCCGGGCCAGTACGCAGACCAGGTCCGCCCGGCTGGCGTTGTTGATCAGCCACTTCTCGCCGTCGACCCGGTACCCGGTGTCGGTCGGGACCGCCGAGACCTCACCGGCGAGCAGGTCGCTGCCGTGCTCCCGCTCGGTCAGCGCCAACGAGATGACGCTGCCGGCGAGTACCTCGGCACCGACCCGGCGGGCCTGTTCCGGGCTGGCGCCGACCCAGGCCGAGACCGCCCCGAGGTACGTCTTGCCGTGTCCGATCGCGACGGTCAGGTCACGCCGGGCCAGGATCCGGACGGCGTGCAGCAGTTCCTCATAGCTGCGCAGCTCGCCACCGAACTCGGCCGGTACGTACCAGCGCGGCAGGCCGAGCCGGTCGAGTTCGTCGCAGATCTCGGCCGGGAACTCCTCCCGGGCGTCCAGCGCCACGCAGCGGGCGAACGAGGACGGCCGACCGGAGTCGTACGGGTCACCGAGGCCGTGGTCGAGACGCTCGGCGAGGGCGAAGGCCGGATAGCCCGACATCCCGGTCACCCCCGCCCGGCCGGCACCGGCACGGCCGACCGGTCGGTCCGGAACCGGTCCCGGAGCTCCGGATCGAGATCGGCGTACGTGGCGTCGAGCGCACCGGAGACGAAGAGTTCCCGCATCAGCGTGCGCTGGATCTTTCCGCTGGTCGTCCGCCGGACCTGACCGACCCGGACGAAGACGACGCCCGCCACCCGGACCCCGAGCACCCGGCCCAGCGTCGTCTTCACCGCACTGGCCAGCCCGGCGACCTCGGCCGCGTCCCGGCTCCGGGTCCGGAGTTCCTGGACGACGACGATCTCCTCCCGGGGCACGGGTACCGAGAACACCGCGCTGGGCAGCCCGGCGAACGCCTCGGCCACGCCCCGGACCTCCCGCTCGACGTCGTGCGGATAGAGGTTGCGGCCGTGCACGATCATCATTTCCTTGATCCGGCCGGTGACGTAGAGCTCGCCGTCGTCGAAGGTGCCGAGGTCGCCGGTGCGGAGGAAGCCGCCCTCGCCGTCCGCGGTCACCGCGTCGAAGCTGCGCCGGGTCGCCTCCGGGTCGCCCCAGTAGCCCCGGGTCACGCTGCCGCCCCGGATCCACACCTCGCCGACCCGCCCGTCCGGCAGCACACCGCCGGTGCCCGGATCGACGATCCGGACGTCGAGCGAGTTCACCCGGCCGCTGCCGACCAGGGCCAGTCCCGGCGTACCGGCCGGCGCCGGTGCGAACACGTCCCGGGCCAGCAGGTCGGGGTCGACCAGTGCGCCGACCGGGCGGCCGGTGGGCCGGGCACCGGTGACGCAGAGGGTCGCCTCGGCCAGCCCGTACGTCGGCAGGAACGCCTCGTACCGGAAGCCGGCCGGGGCGAACCGGGACGCGAACCGGTCCAGGGTGGCCGGGTCGATCGGCTCGGCCCCGTTGCAGGCGTACCGCCAGCTGGACAGGTCCAGCGCGGCGACCTGCTCGTCGGTCAGCAGCCGGGCGCAGAGGTCGTACGCGAAGTTCGGCGCGCAGGCGACCTCGGCCCGGTACCGGTCGATGGCGTCCAGCCAGAGGTGCGGGCGCTTGAGGAAGTCGTTCGGCCGGATCAGCACCGCCGTGCTGCCCAGGTAGAGCGGCGCGAGCAGCATCGCGATCAGGCCCATGTCGTGGTAGAGCGGCAGCCAGCTACAGAACCGGGTCTGCGCGGTCCAGCCGAGCGTGCGGTGCACCGAGCCGAGGTTGTGCAGCACGTTGCCGTGGGTCACCATCACGCCCTTGGGGTCGCTGGTCGAGCCCGAGGTGTACTGGAGGAACGCGATGTCGTCCGGGCGGGCCGGGTGCGCGGTCCCGGCGTCGGCGGGGTCGGCCGGACCGCCGGCATCGTCGGCACCGGTGACCGTGCCCGAGCCGGTTCCGTCGGTGGCCGCCCAGCCCAGGTCGTCGAGTCCCTCCTGGAGCATCCAGTCGGCGACGGTGCCCAGGTTCGCCGCGTCGGTGAGCACCACCGCCACGTCGGCGTCCCGGGCGATCGCGCTGGTCCGGTCGACGTGCTGCCGGAAGTTGCCCGGCAGCGGCACCGGCACCGGGATCACGCCCGCGTACAGGCAGCCCAGAAAGCTCGCCACGAAGTCGAGTCCGGTCGGATACAGCAGCAGCGCCCGGTCACCGGGCCGGCACCGCCGACCCAGCCAACCCGCCGTCGCCTCCGCCGCCCGGTCGAGTTCGGCGTACGTCAGGGACGCCTCGACCAGCCGTTCCCCTGCGCCACGACAGAACACCACGGCCTGCC
The nucleotide sequence above comes from Plantactinospora soyae. Encoded proteins:
- a CDS encoding fatty acyl-AMP ligase, giving the protein MSRWGSIVEAFRHNVAESPQRQAVVFCRGAGERLVEASLTYAELDRAAEATAGWLGRRCRPGDRALLLYPTGLDFVASFLGCLYAGVIPVPVPLPGNFRQHVDRTSAIARDADVAVVLTDAANLGTVADWMLQEGLDDLGWAATDGTGSGTVTGADDAGGPADPADAGTAHPARPDDIAFLQYTSGSTSDPKGVMVTHGNVLHNLGSVHRTLGWTAQTRFCSWLPLYHDMGLIAMLLAPLYLGSTAVLIRPNDFLKRPHLWLDAIDRYRAEVACAPNFAYDLCARLLTDEQVAALDLSSWRYACNGAEPIDPATLDRFASRFAPAGFRYEAFLPTYGLAEATLCVTGARPTGRPVGALVDPDLLARDVFAPAPAGTPGLALVGSGRVNSLDVRIVDPGTGGVLPDGRVGEVWIRGGSVTRGYWGDPEATRRSFDAVTADGEGGFLRTGDLGTFDDGELYVTGRIKEMMIVHGRNLYPHDVEREVRGVAEAFAGLPSAVFSVPVPREEIVVVQELRTRSRDAAEVAGLASAVKTTLGRVLGVRVAGVVFVRVGQVRRTTSGKIQRTLMRELFVSGALDATYADLDPELRDRFRTDRSAVPVPAGRG
- a CDS encoding acyl-CoA dehydrogenase, which produces MTQTPTAPATTGPDTTGFGAIGPDTSGPGGQPAADPDAGTAAAVPDLETYLGDPHDPTNPVGYPAVLAADERGELLAAGERALDGYGLNAEFVPRALGGRFDRADRLAQVLRAVFRRDTTLGVGYGVTTFIAATPVWTSGSAEQRRWMADLLLRHGKASAGYNELAHGTDFTRARLRARPDGTRLLVNGRKELVGNLARADAVTLFARTDDRPGSRSHSHLLLDMAALPPERRRHLRRYRTAGVRGVLLGGLEFTDCPVPADAVIGELGDAMETVLRAFQVTRGVLPGMAVGIVDTQLRTVLRFGLDRRLYGLPVAELPHARATLVGGFLDLLISDSLSTVVARALHVLPAQTSVYTAAVKYLVPKLLQEATQSLSVVLGARSFLRDGPYGIFQKNIRDLLAATLTHASAAVCQATIIPQLPRLAQHGWHRSTPAPPALFRLSDPIPALEFDRLGLSARGEDSLLATLREHGAEPGTDPDVADLCGRLAAELGRLRRLCADLPPRDRTVIAGRRGFDLTDRYAVLLAAAACLGVWRYNSDDPFLRDTPWLLAALSRLAARLGLDPGTAADGLEKHLYAELLERHVDGRSFDLVNRRLAG
- a CDS encoding acyl-CoA dehydrogenase family protein — translated: MSGYPAFALAERLDHGLGDPYDSGRPSSFARCVALDAREEFPAEICDELDRLGLPRWYVPAEFGGELRSYEELLHAVRILARRDLTVAIGHGKTYLGAVSAWVGASPEQARRVGAEVLAGSVISLALTEREHGSDLLAGEVSAVPTDTGYRVDGEKWLINNASRADLVCVLARTDPAGGTRGFSLLLVDKRRLAPGTYSCLPKERTHGVRGADISGIAFAGADVPAEAVLGAVGAGPEIVLKSVQLTRTMCAAMSLGLADQALRLVLDFASTHRLYDRYLVDLPHANRTLTEAYVDLLIGEATSVVTARGIHASPGELSVTSAIAKYLVPTMMDRTIPRLGQVLGARALLTSDHADGLFQKIERDHRIVGIFDGNTLVNLNTLVNQFPGLVRGYRRGLVDPGLEATTDLSRPLPDFDRDRLSLLSRTGCSVVARLPVAVAEIRVLADAGHAPTAVAEQAETLRRLVDRLHEQMAGYRPSPRQVPAEAFNLAGRYAVAFAAASCLQLWLANRHRLVGGPTAPLWADARWLRACLHRLIGQLRPLGTGTDGVDDVVADGVDGATGDGTDGDGDGTDGDGDGGAVYDRLLPDLRAQHREGRLFSLLPCRLADEAPRLPEETR
- a CDS encoding condensation domain-containing protein, with amino-acid sequence MTEQTAVVPAPTGTAAPGVGRALSVGQEALWFLYQLAPESPAYNITLAVRVRTALDVEALGRAVAALVTRHVVLETTFAEVDGVPRQFAASGGSGGSAADGTGMPHPSGQAPGRLEIRDVPGVGDEALLGLAGAAGAVPFRLGAGDVFRVVLLRRSAADAVLVVAAHHIVSDATSQWLLLRDLLAAYRGIVAGGAPDWAPLRSGYQDYVEAERALLDSPKRDRLERYWRERCAGVPAGVLPIDRPRPERQTFDGATHHLRLPDDLAARVRTTATAAGVTPFAFLLGVFQSMLFRYGGQDDFAIGCPVATRHGRGLRDVVGYLVNSLVLRSSFAPDATFADAVAGAHRELLAGLAHVGYPFPLLDRMVGASRGAGRAPLFRIAFTMVAADRLDPPLPLVPEGAVVGPEIEYAGLRLAALDVPQLEGQFDLSVELRQSDGSLTGAFRYNTDLFDAATIERLTGHYRRLLEAATVDPARRIDRVSLVDSAQLEMLLALGTGGVRPGQ
- a CDS encoding acyl carrier protein; amino-acid sequence: MSGIIEDTSVAAIRAWLAGRIAFYLQRSADEIDPDLPLVEIGLDSVYAMTLSGDVEERFDIEVEPTMAWDHPTVNALAGYLHGVLGSRG
- a CDS encoding ABC transporter ATP-binding protein; its protein translation is MEQAVRLESLSKTYGSGQNAVTALTEVSLDFRAGSFTAIMGPSGSGKSTLLQCAAGLDRPTSGRVVIAETDLTGLSETALTLLRRDKIGFVFQAFNLLPSLTAEQNVALPLRLAGRKPGRTEVAAVLAEVGLGNRGRHRPAELSGGQQQRVAIARALVTKPAVLFADEPTGALDTSTSREVLALLRGLVDQHGQTIVMVTHDPVTAAKADRVVFLADGVLAGELVNPTAEAIAARMTRMEVSAC